One region of Baekduia soli genomic DNA includes:
- a CDS encoding MFS transporter → MPSLHRLATRPSPVLFLCLFTSQAGLLVLSPILAAVAHEFGTTTAAAGQLRSVSGACGGVTALLLAVSPRRPGLRDLLSIGALLVALGSAASAGAPTLAVLAAAQGVLGIGVGLLVSAGIAAAGDWPAPGRRPHVLAWAIAGMPAAWIAGMPLVGAVAAISWRAAWLALPMVAALAALALLRMRPADPPARRTGVAMSSWLGPEVWRFIAGELLANAAWASVLTYAGALLVASYGASPGTAALGLGMSAAAMVPGTFAARRHAARATPGLLMVLTALQAAGVLALGVVRPASGATLSVLAVMAFVNGWRSMVASALGMDAAPEDRVAVMSLRAAANQFGYMLGALAGGAAIAVAGFPGLGMALAAMFLAAVLVHARPVVSLPALTGRRARTAERP, encoded by the coding sequence ATGCCTTCCCTGCACCGTCTGGCCACCCGCCCGAGCCCGGTCCTGTTCCTGTGCCTGTTCACGTCGCAGGCCGGGCTCCTCGTCCTGTCGCCGATCCTCGCCGCCGTCGCCCACGAGTTCGGGACGACGACGGCCGCCGCCGGCCAGCTGCGCTCGGTCTCCGGCGCCTGCGGCGGCGTGACCGCCCTCCTGCTGGCCGTCTCCCCGCGCCGGCCCGGGCTGCGCGATCTGCTCAGCATCGGGGCGCTGCTCGTCGCGCTGGGCTCCGCCGCCAGCGCCGGCGCCCCCACCCTGGCGGTCCTCGCCGCGGCCCAGGGCGTCCTCGGGATCGGCGTCGGACTGCTCGTCTCGGCGGGGATCGCCGCCGCGGGCGACTGGCCGGCGCCCGGCCGGCGCCCGCACGTGCTCGCGTGGGCGATCGCCGGGATGCCGGCCGCCTGGATCGCGGGCATGCCGCTCGTCGGCGCCGTGGCCGCGATCAGCTGGCGTGCGGCGTGGCTCGCGCTGCCGATGGTCGCCGCCCTCGCGGCGCTGGCCCTGCTGCGGATGCGCCCGGCCGATCCTCCCGCGCGGCGGACCGGCGTCGCGATGTCCTCCTGGCTGGGACCCGAGGTGTGGCGCTTCATCGCCGGCGAGCTCCTCGCCAACGCCGCCTGGGCCAGCGTGCTCACCTACGCGGGCGCGCTGCTCGTCGCCAGCTACGGCGCGTCGCCGGGCACCGCCGCGCTGGGCCTCGGGATGTCCGCCGCGGCGATGGTGCCCGGGACGTTCGCGGCGCGCCGCCATGCCGCCCGCGCCACGCCCGGCCTGCTGATGGTCCTGACGGCGCTGCAGGCCGCCGGCGTGCTCGCGCTCGGCGTGGTCCGGCCTGCTTCGGGAGCGACGCTGAGCGTGCTCGCGGTCATGGCCTTCGTCAACGGCTGGCGCTCCATGGTGGCCAGCGCCCTGGGGATGGACGCCGCGCCGGAGGACAGGGTCGCCGTGATGTCGCTGCGGGCCGCCGCCAACCAGTTCGGCTACATGCTCGGCGCACTGGCGGGGGGCGCGGCGATCGCCGTCGCCGGCTTCCCCGGCCTGGGGATGGCGCTGGCGGCGATGTTCCTCGCCGCGGTGCTCGTCCACGCGCGGCCGGTGGTGTCCCTCCCGGCCCTGACCGGCCGCCGCGCCCGGACCGCCGAGCGCCCGTGA
- a CDS encoding OsmC family protein, with protein MTTTNTTTIRNGIDTAQVYGTLDALRTQPELARFEFRATNRWIGGTHSRSTIQGLWGAGQEDTSRDAPFEVDASEPPVLFGDNEAPNPAEFVLHALAGCLTLTIVNVAAARSVTLTEVSSTLEGVLDARGATGVDETRRNGFEAVRVSLSIKGDASPAKLREIVERAKARSVVYDIIANPVAIELQAEVG; from the coding sequence ATGACCACCACCAACACCACCACCATCCGCAACGGCATCGACACCGCGCAGGTCTACGGCACGCTCGACGCCCTGCGCACCCAGCCCGAGCTCGCCCGCTTCGAGTTCCGCGCCACCAACCGCTGGATCGGTGGCACCCACAGCCGCTCCACGATCCAGGGCCTGTGGGGAGCCGGCCAGGAGGACACCTCTCGGGACGCGCCGTTCGAGGTCGACGCCAGCGAGCCCCCGGTGCTGTTCGGCGACAACGAGGCGCCCAACCCGGCCGAGTTCGTGCTCCACGCGCTCGCCGGCTGCCTGACGCTGACGATCGTCAACGTCGCCGCCGCACGCTCGGTCACGCTGACCGAGGTCAGCTCGACCCTGGAGGGCGTCCTGGACGCCCGCGGCGCCACCGGGGTCGACGAGACCCGTCGCAACGGCTTCGAGGCCGTCCGCGTCAGCCTCTCGATCAAGGGCGACGCCTCGCCGGCCAAGCTCCGTGAGATCGTCGAGCGGGCCAAGGCCCGTTCCGTCGTCTACGACATCATCGCCAACCCGGTGGCGATCGAGCTGCAGGCCGAGGTCGGGTAG